One Gemmatimonadaceae bacterium DNA window includes the following coding sequences:
- the rmuC gene encoding DNA recombination protein RmuC — protein MLKPIPRDAFVPYDEQLARNGAAQAHATGVIGERLDAVPWSASRCAVETQRLSQALRAPTVRGQWGELQLRRVFRTRGHVGYCDFGPQVSAQ, from the coding sequence TTGCTCAAACCCATTCCGCGAGACGCTTTCGTTCCGTACGACGAACAGCTGGCACGGAATGGCGCAGCGCAGGCACATGCGACCGGCGTCATCGGGGAACGACTCGACGCCGTCCCTTGGTCAGCGAGTCGCTGCGCGGTGGAGACACAACGGCTTTCGCAGGCCCTGCGTGCGCCGACCGTCCGCGGCCAGTGGGGCGAGTTGCAGCTCCGGCGTGTCTTTAGAACTCGCGGGCATGTTGGCTATTGTGATTTCGGGCCGCAGGTCAGTGCGCAATGA